The sequence GCTACCCAATCGGATGTACGCCAGTCGGTATATTTTTTCAATCCTGTTTCCGCATTGCGGTAGTACTCTCTGCATCGTTGCAGCGAATCCGGAATCATTTTCGGGCAGTCTCGCCAAAAACAATCCAGATGGTATTGGGGGATGATATAGGAAGAATCTTTTACGTTGGATAGTAACGTGAAGGCCTCGGAATAAAGTCTGAAAATATTTACATACCACCAGCTTTTCAATACTGCATTTTCTTCTGAAAAATCCAACTGCTCGCCCAATGCAATCAATCGGTCGGTAACCCGGAATAAAGAGTCCAATCGCCTGAACAAACCGGTGGTGTGCATAACCGATTCTTCGTTTTGGCGGTAATAATAAAAATCAATGCCGGAAATTACCATCTTTGAAGCCTGATAAAGAACGACAGGAGTCCATAATTCGTCTTCATGCATGATACCTTCTTCAAAACGGGCCTGTATTTTTTGCAAATAGTTTCTACGGCAGATATATTTGAATGGCATGGGCAGGTAAAAACGGGTTTTAACCAACCGGATGAGAGCTTCCTTCCCCGTAAGTGTATTATCCGGAAAGTCTTTGGGAACATGCTTGAAGGGTCCATCCATACTTCCATCCTGATGGCATAACCATATATCCCCCATCACCACATCGGCATGATGTTCGGTCGCTTTTTGATACAATGCCGCTAATGAACCTTCTTTTACCCAGTCATCACCATCAAAAAAAGCAACGTATTCTCCTTGTGCTGCAACCAATCCCACATTACGAGCCGCCGAGGCTCCTCTGTTTTCCTGATGAATCACCTTGATGCGAGTATCTTTTTCCGCATATTCGTCGGCAATTGTTCCTGATCGGTCGGTCGAACCGTCGTTCACC comes from Bacteroidales bacterium and encodes:
- a CDS encoding glycosyltransferase, with product MDKCNHTDLSIVIPVYNAEKYLPVCIDSLLHQGNLRIEIVLVNDGSTDRSGTIADEYAEKDTRIKVIHQENRGASAARNVGLVAAQGEYVAFFDGDDWVKEGSLAALYQKATEHHADVVMGDIWLCHQDGSMDGPFKHVPKDFPDNTLTGKEALIRLVKTRFYLPMPFKYICRRNYLQKIQARFEEGIMHEDELWTPVVLYQASKMVISGIDFYYYRQNEESVMHTTGLFRRLDSLFRVTDRLIALGEQLDFSEENAVLKSWWYVNIFRLYSEAFTLLSNVKDSSYIIPQYHLDCFWRDCPKMIPDSLQRCREYYRNAETGLKKYTDWRTSDWVA